Within Vigna unguiculata cultivar IT97K-499-35 chromosome 2, ASM411807v1, whole genome shotgun sequence, the genomic segment gaaataaaatttatgataaataaatatttgattattgtagttggaggtatgatcTTGGgaatttaaacgagttagtattactcaagatgatatgttcttgagttactttgtttggccatgagctcatttatcctaactagtcactacaaaatttatcaatatctttataaatgtataataaaaatccaattttatggatctagttatatatatatatatatatatatatatatatatatatatatatatatatatatatgtgtgtgtgtgtgtgtgtgtgtgtgtgtgtgaatattttaagtataattagatattattgtataattttgcatttaaattttataagtatattgtagaaaataataataaataaatagaattttttttttcgtcacATGAAGACAAGAGAAAAACTATTTGAGATGCTTGATTCCCTTGTGGAGGAGATTGATGAGAAAATGTTGTTCAAGTTATAACAGATAATGGGAGCAATTATGTGTTGACTAGTAAGTTGTTAGAAGAGAAAAGACCACATCTCTATTGGACTCCTTGTGCTGCCCATTGTATAAATTTGATGCTTGAAGACATTGGAAAGCTTTGTTTGGTAAAGAAGATAATTCAAAGAGGAGTTAGTCTTGTTAGCTTTATCTATAGTCATTCTAGTACCTTGAGTTTGTTGagacaatttacaaataagaGGGTATTAGTAAGACATGTCGTTACAAGGTTTGCTAcctcttatttattattacaaagGTTGCATCAAGAGAAGGgaaatttgagaaaattgttCACCTCTAATGAATGGAGCAATAACAAGCTATCTAAGGAAGCCAAGGGGAGGGAGACTACAAAAATTGTTCTTATGCCTTCATTTAGGAATTAAGTAGTATTTACCTTAAAGTCATGACTCCTCTTTATTCATGTGCTTCGTCTAGTGGATGGGAAAGAAAAGCAGTTATGGGTTATAAATATGAAGCAATGGAGAAAGCCAAGGAATCAATAATGAAGTCATTCAACAATgatgaaagtaaatacaatgaTGTATTTACAATCATTGATAACAGATGGACATGTCAACTTCATCGCCCCTTGCATGCTGCTGGTCACTTTTTGAACCCAGAGTTCTTTTATTCCAACCCAGACATGGAATATGATTTGGAAGTTACAAATGGATTATATGATTGCATCAGGAGGTTGGTGCCAAGTAAAGATGTGTAGCAAAAAAATTTAACTGAGTTGCCTCTTTATAAGAGTGCAAATGGACTATTTGGTGATGATTTTGCCAAAGAATCAAGGAAAACCACAACCCCAAGTAAGACACTTaaacactttttaaattgtGCTAAGATATAATGGTTACATTCTAAGCTACTTTTGTTGCTTGTGTAGCTTAATGATGAAAGAATTATGGGCATGCAGCTCCCAACTTACAAAAGCTAGCAATCAAGATTTTAAGCTTGACATGTAGTTCATTGGGATGTGAGCGCAATTGGAGTGTTTTTGAGCAAGTAATAAGACATGactcatttcattattatattagtttgtaagttgtagaaagaaattaatttacatattacTTATTCACATTGCAGATTCATTCAAAGAAAAGGAATAGACTGGACCACAAAAGGTTGCATGATTTGGTTTACATAAAGTATAATCAACAACTTGCTCAAAGATACAATATTAGGGATGAAATAGACCCTATTCTATTGAATGACATTGATGAATGTAATGAGTGGTAGTGGGAGAAGTTGATGATGATAACGATAATGAATAGGGAGGTAATGACTTGGTTTTTCATGATGATCCCACTCTTAATTGGGCAATTGTTTATGAAGCTTCGGGTATTGGAGAACTAGTAGTTTATACAAGGAGAGAAGCAACTAATAAAAGAAAGCAACCATCAAGTGATGGTATTGTTATTGGATCT encodes:
- the LOC114174556 gene encoding uncharacterized protein LOC114174556 encodes the protein MTPLYSCASSSGWERKAVMGYKYEAMEKAKESIMKSFNNDESKYNDVFTIIDNRWTCQLHRPLHAAGHFLNPEFFYSNPDMEYDLEVTNGLYDCIRRLVPTPNLQKLAIKILSLTCSSLGCERNWSVFEQIHSKKRNRLDHKRLHDLVYIKYNQQLAQRYNIRDEIDPILLNDIDESSGIGELVVYTRREATNKRKQPSSDGIVIGSSHASKKGPGATPTPTQPKKGKKKTQIQVQNELHDSSDSEFERLLNFDNSLLEGEEEEGYAPLDDDIEDNHVRVEEEYDY